From the Primulina tabacum isolate GXHZ01 chromosome 15, ASM2559414v2, whole genome shotgun sequence genome, one window contains:
- the LOC142526775 gene encoding sphingoid long-chain bases kinase 2, mitochondrial-like produces MILASVPMAKASFIGAEQPLAPDLAADRSVLRTGRASRRRDIVFVVNPRGANGRTGKEWKKLLPYLQSRLGSECNICESLTAGPCHAIDITREAIREGADAIIAVGGDGTLHEVVNGFFWGGKPVANNDSTAVHTTALGLIPLGTGSDFARTLGWKNDPYDSIDRIAKGMRSHIDVGFISGESGEPHYFINVADAHLSAKAGYYASRYKKFGNLCYVIGALQAFFSHHNQDLRIKVDDGDWEVYSQVTALCIGNAKYFGGGMKISPNADPSSGNFEVVILQDFKWYDFVLKLHKLYNGTHLSVNNVSSRRACSIEVQEIASSGDIFVQSDGEYLGFLPRKFSILPGAIEMIR; encoded by the exons ATGATCTTGGCAAGCGTGCCTATGGCTAAAGCCTCCTTTATCGGCGCAGAACAGCCTCTGGCTCCAGATCTCGCTGCTGATCGTTCAGTCCTCCGCACCGGCCGAGCTTCTCGCCGCCGCGACATCGTATTCGTAGTAAATCCTCGAG GAGCTAATGGAAGGACGGGTAAGGAGTGGAAAAAGCTGTTGCCTTACCTGCAGTCTCGCCTTGGTTCTGAATGCAAT ATATGTGAATCTTTGACTGCTGGTCCTTGTCATGCGATAGACATCACAAGGGAG GCTATACGTGAGGGTGCTGATGCGATAATTGCTGTTGGAGGTGATGGAACTCTTCACGAg GTTGTAAATGGCTTTTTCTGGGGAGGTAAACCTGTTGCTAATAATGATTCGACTGCTGTCCACACCACTGCTCTTGGT CTTATCCCCTTGGGAACTGGTTCCGATTTTGCAAGAACATTGGGATG GAAAAATGATCCTTATGATTCCATTGACCGAATTGCTAAAG GGATGAGATCTCACATTGATGTTGGATTCATTAGTGGAGAAAGTGGCGAACCACATTATTTCATAAATGTTGCTGATGCTCATTT GAGTGCCAAGGCTGGTTATTATGCTTCAAGATACAAAAAGTTCGGAAATCTATGTTACGTTATTGGAGCTTTGCAAGCTTTTTTCAGTCATCATAACCAAGACCTTAGAATTAAg GTTGATGATGGTGATTGGGAAGTATACTCCCAAGTAACGGCTCTTTGCATTGGAAATGCTAAATATTTTGGTGGTGGAATGAAGATTTCCCCAAATGCCGACCCCTCTAGTGGGAACTTTGAG GTGGTCATTCTTCAGGATTTCAAGTGGTATGACTTTGTTCTCAAACTGCATAAGCTATACAATGGTACACACTTATCAGTGAACAATGTATCTTCAAGAAG AGCATGTTCAATTGAAGTCCAGGAAATTGCAAGTAGTGGCGACATCTTTGTCCAGTCGGACGGGGAATATTTAGGCTTCCTTCCAAGGAAATTTAGCATATTACCTGGCGCTATTGAAATG